In a genomic window of Myxococcus fulvus:
- a CDS encoding Stp1/IreP family PP2C-type Ser/Thr phosphatase, producing the protein MFAVALTTEAFGLTDVGRKRQHNEDAMLVDVSLGLYVVADGMGGHAAGEVASNRATEVVKQHITANRHLLKDLGNNPTADSRSAAAALVEVAVQRACADIYRTAMSDSTKRGMGTTFVCLAVGGNKAVIGHVGDSRVYLVRHGQCHRLTEDHTLVAAQLKAGTITKEQAATSQYRNVITRAVGIQESVQVDTLIVDLVPGDMFVLCSDGLHGYVEDEELLPLVSGLAPGDLPKRLIDIANERGGKDNITAVVVKIAGDSAALASEESTEAQSRMEALRKIPLFRHLTYKEQTAVLSIATTRTYPAGREIVVEGQPGEELFVVIRGRVAIEKNGVEIAELRSGGHFGEMGLIDNAPRSATVRATEPTRTMVISRPDLMGLMKRESILAVKMLWSFVQVLSDRLRATNSELSEARQELAVAQAIQPFAEE; encoded by the coding sequence GTGTTCGCGGTGGCCTTGACCACAGAAGCCTTCGGACTGACCGACGTCGGCCGCAAGCGGCAGCACAACGAAGACGCGATGCTGGTGGACGTGTCGCTCGGACTGTACGTCGTCGCCGATGGCATGGGCGGGCACGCGGCCGGTGAGGTCGCCAGCAATCGAGCCACCGAGGTCGTCAAGCAGCACATCACCGCGAACCGGCACCTGCTCAAGGACCTGGGCAACAACCCCACGGCGGACAGCCGCTCGGCGGCGGCGGCGCTGGTGGAGGTGGCGGTGCAGCGCGCGTGCGCGGACATCTACCGCACGGCGATGTCGGACTCGACGAAGCGGGGCATGGGGACGACGTTCGTGTGCCTCGCGGTGGGGGGCAACAAGGCCGTCATCGGTCATGTGGGTGACAGCCGCGTCTACCTGGTGAGGCACGGCCAGTGTCACCGGCTGACGGAGGACCACACGCTGGTCGCCGCGCAGCTGAAGGCCGGCACCATCACCAAGGAGCAGGCGGCCACCTCGCAGTACCGCAACGTGATTACGCGCGCGGTGGGCATCCAGGAGTCCGTCCAGGTCGACACGCTCATCGTGGACCTGGTGCCCGGGGACATGTTCGTCCTGTGCTCGGACGGTCTGCATGGCTACGTCGAGGATGAGGAGCTGTTGCCGCTGGTGTCGGGGCTGGCGCCGGGGGATCTGCCCAAGCGGCTCATCGACATCGCGAACGAGCGGGGCGGCAAGGACAACATCACCGCGGTGGTGGTGAAGATCGCCGGGGACAGCGCGGCGCTGGCGAGCGAGGAGTCGACCGAGGCGCAGTCGCGCATGGAGGCGCTGCGCAAGATTCCGCTGTTCCGTCACCTCACGTACAAGGAGCAGACGGCGGTGCTGTCCATCGCGACGACGCGCACGTATCCGGCGGGGCGTGAAATCGTGGTGGAGGGGCAGCCGGGCGAGGAGCTGTTCGTGGTCATCCGGGGCCGGGTGGCCATCGAGAAGAACGGGGTGGAGATCGCCGAGCTGCGCTCGGGCGGCCACTTCGGGGAGATGGGGCTCATCGACAACGCGCCGCGCTCGGCGACGGTGAGGGCGACGGAGCCCACGCGCACCATGGTCATCTCCCGGCCTGATTTGATGGGGCTGATGAAGCGCGAGTCCATCCTCGCGGTGAAGATGCTCTGGAGCTTCGTGCAGGTGCTGAGCGATCGGCTGCGCGCGACGAACTCCGAGCTGAGCGAGGCTCGCCAGGAGCTCGCGGTGGCGCAGGCCATCCAGCCCTTCGCCGAGGAGTGA
- a CDS encoding FHA domain-containing protein produces MPELLSAHVSRYLRNRGDLERQLPPGLLLFSPSPADESPVDQEEYRLKTVTNAGPPTLGASESVVFPVVKARSNAFGRGITVGRTGNNDVVLDDGSVSRFHAWFARDEAQAGFLLTDAGSKNGSWMGGVRLTPRKPVLLEDGARLRFGQVELAFYTASGFVRMLSVRMAP; encoded by the coding sequence ATGCCCGAGCTTCTGAGCGCCCATGTCTCGCGGTACCTGCGCAACCGGGGCGACCTCGAGCGGCAATTGCCGCCCGGGCTGCTCCTCTTCTCCCCCTCGCCCGCCGACGAGAGCCCGGTGGACCAGGAGGAGTACCGCCTCAAGACGGTGACGAACGCGGGGCCGCCGACGCTGGGGGCGAGCGAGTCGGTGGTCTTCCCGGTGGTGAAGGCCCGCAGCAACGCCTTCGGCCGGGGAATCACGGTGGGGCGCACGGGCAACAATGACGTGGTGCTGGATGACGGCAGCGTGTCGCGCTTCCACGCCTGGTTCGCCCGGGACGAGGCCCAGGCGGGCTTCCTGCTGACGGACGCCGGCTCCAAGAACGGCTCGTGGATGGGGGGCGTCCGGCTCACCCCGCGCAAGCCCGTTCTGCTGGAAGATGGCGCGCGGTTGCGCTTTGGACAGGTGGAACTCGCGTTCTACACGGCAAGCGGTTTTGTCCGGATGCTCTCCGTACGGATGGCTCCCTGA
- a CDS encoding carboxypeptidase regulatory-like domain-containing protein yields MRNWILIGILSALVVAGAAWLWSRSDRAPRDSRASASLGSTSKSLPEFSAVEVTSGSQEGLALTGRVLDSSGRPVPDAEVFLSASAERTLVDVRCDECDQALLSCPARESTLHTLAFFEQQRGFLSPRATARTDAEGRFRFEHLVGVSFSVWARAPGLGVALRDRAAPGDPVELFLPPLRSILGQVVDESGQPLREARVYAVSRRVPLPFEARSGADGAFSLEGLGEGPFYVLAMAEGYLPAVESQVEAGSQPVRLQLTPSRTLEVRVTRDGQPAAATVRVRGDHLSRDLRTEGEVVRFTGLYPDELVVTAEAPGLGSIPRTLTLEARVTQVTLELEEAGKLLVTVVDEAGEPVPSPELLLRTARGDIVRRERASTGALVELGPLAVGEYVLEGKAEGFREAQLPARVGKGETSLELELERATLITGRVMDVYGRPAPRVSVLVQPTGETVLADGDGYFSASVPTPGLYELHAHHSEWGGGQVKVTAPAKDVELPLEPHASVEVTVSSGGRRVEGADVVLWVDQEGIFRSDRSSGPDGVVPMRGMPEGTYSMVASHPDFQPSERKQVTVTEGQTLKLEAELKPGAPLTGDVVDTQGAPVAGAALSVVPRGAEPVVSDARGHFEFRSLRPDRGYRLEVKHSGYDQTERAEGKAGGPPVKVVLKKRDVFRGRVVGNDGAPVRRFRMDEHQVDSPDGRFELPLPTAGDRVIVAVDASGYEPLMVDRPVSPELGDLVLEKLPSISGRVRDASGGPVADAVVSCEVCDESVMSGPDGTFTLASPPYVARYTVSARKGRLTGTQAVERGSRAALELTLKQATRLSGRVFLPGGQPAAGIGIEAVNGDRGEPLNIVTGPDGAYSVDVAPGSYRFMLGTGRDFAGEPALVVQVGGAQMHLDLGPAPGSASLTVQLKPERGKALWVVAGDVPVTSNPPAQELMRSRWAHLIYQPRSEQVVITGLPPGRYTLVWGAFHVETPGGPEVRVVDVPSRGEVTLGR; encoded by the coding sequence ATGCGCAACTGGATTCTCATAGGGATTCTGTCCGCCCTCGTGGTGGCTGGGGCCGCCTGGCTCTGGTCTCGCTCGGACCGAGCGCCTCGCGACTCCCGCGCGTCCGCGTCCCTGGGCTCGACGTCCAAGTCCCTCCCCGAGTTCTCCGCCGTGGAGGTCACCTCCGGGAGCCAGGAGGGCCTGGCGCTCACCGGCCGTGTCCTGGATTCGTCGGGACGGCCCGTGCCGGACGCGGAGGTGTTCCTCTCGGCCAGCGCGGAGCGCACCCTGGTGGACGTGCGCTGTGACGAGTGCGACCAGGCGCTCCTGTCCTGTCCGGCGCGCGAGTCGACGCTGCACACGCTGGCCTTCTTCGAACAACAGCGCGGCTTCCTCAGTCCCCGGGCCACGGCGCGGACGGACGCCGAGGGACGCTTCCGTTTCGAGCACCTGGTCGGCGTGTCCTTCTCCGTGTGGGCCCGCGCTCCAGGCTTGGGTGTCGCGCTGAGGGACCGCGCCGCGCCGGGTGACCCGGTGGAGCTGTTCCTGCCGCCGCTGCGCTCCATCCTCGGCCAGGTGGTGGACGAGTCCGGGCAGCCCTTGCGCGAGGCGCGCGTGTACGCCGTGTCGCGACGGGTGCCGCTGCCCTTCGAGGCGCGGTCCGGGGCGGATGGCGCCTTCTCGCTGGAAGGTCTGGGCGAGGGCCCGTTCTACGTGCTGGCCATGGCGGAGGGCTATCTGCCCGCCGTGGAGTCCCAGGTGGAGGCGGGCTCCCAGCCCGTGCGGCTGCAGCTGACGCCGTCGAGGACGCTGGAGGTCCGCGTGACACGCGATGGCCAGCCCGCCGCCGCGACGGTGCGAGTGCGCGGCGACCACCTGTCGCGCGACCTGCGCACGGAGGGCGAGGTCGTCCGCTTCACCGGCCTGTATCCGGATGAGCTGGTGGTGACGGCGGAGGCGCCGGGACTGGGCTCGATTCCGCGCACGCTGACGCTCGAGGCGCGCGTCACGCAGGTGACGCTGGAGCTCGAGGAGGCCGGCAAGCTGCTCGTCACGGTGGTGGACGAGGCGGGCGAGCCCGTGCCGTCGCCGGAGTTGCTCTTGCGCACCGCTCGCGGAGACATCGTCCGTCGGGAGCGCGCGAGCACGGGCGCGCTGGTGGAGCTGGGGCCGCTCGCCGTCGGCGAATACGTGCTGGAGGGCAAGGCGGAGGGCTTCCGCGAGGCGCAGCTCCCCGCGCGCGTGGGCAAGGGCGAGACGTCGCTGGAGCTGGAGCTGGAGCGCGCGACGCTCATCACCGGACGGGTGATGGACGTGTACGGCCGTCCCGCGCCGCGCGTGTCCGTGCTGGTGCAGCCCACGGGCGAGACGGTGCTGGCAGATGGGGACGGGTACTTCTCCGCGTCGGTGCCCACGCCGGGCCTGTATGAACTGCACGCGCACCACTCCGAGTGGGGTGGTGGACAGGTGAAGGTGACGGCGCCCGCGAAGGACGTCGAGCTGCCGCTGGAGCCGCATGCCTCCGTGGAGGTGACGGTGTCCTCCGGAGGCCGACGCGTGGAGGGCGCGGACGTGGTGCTCTGGGTGGACCAGGAGGGCATCTTCCGCAGCGACCGCTCCTCGGGGCCCGACGGTGTCGTGCCGATGCGCGGGATGCCGGAGGGGACGTACTCGATGGTGGCCTCGCATCCGGACTTCCAGCCCTCCGAGCGCAAGCAGGTGACGGTGACGGAGGGGCAGACGCTGAAGCTGGAGGCCGAGCTGAAGCCCGGCGCGCCGCTCACGGGCGACGTGGTGGACACGCAAGGGGCGCCGGTGGCGGGGGCCGCGTTGTCGGTGGTGCCTCGCGGCGCGGAGCCCGTGGTGAGCGACGCGCGCGGCCACTTCGAGTTCCGCTCGCTGCGGCCCGACCGGGGCTATCGCCTGGAGGTGAAGCACTCCGGTTACGACCAGACGGAGCGCGCCGAGGGCAAGGCGGGTGGGCCTCCCGTGAAGGTGGTGCTCAAGAAGCGCGATGTGTTCCGCGGCCGCGTGGTGGGCAATGACGGCGCGCCGGTGCGCCGCTTCCGCATGGATGAGCATCAGGTGGACAGCCCCGATGGTCGCTTCGAGCTGCCCCTGCCCACGGCGGGAGACCGCGTCATCGTCGCGGTGGATGCCTCCGGCTACGAGCCGCTGATGGTGGACCGTCCCGTGTCTCCCGAGCTGGGAGACCTGGTGCTGGAGAAGCTGCCGAGCATCAGCGGGAGGGTGCGGGACGCGAGCGGCGGGCCCGTGGCGGACGCCGTGGTGTCCTGTGAGGTATGCGACGAGTCCGTGATGTCGGGCCCGGACGGCACCTTCACCCTGGCGAGTCCGCCGTACGTGGCCCGCTACACCGTGTCCGCGCGCAAGGGCCGGTTGACCGGAACGCAGGCGGTGGAGCGTGGGAGTCGCGCCGCGCTGGAGCTGACGCTGAAGCAGGCGACGCGGTTGAGTGGTCGCGTGTTCCTGCCGGGAGGCCAGCCCGCCGCGGGCATCGGCATCGAGGCGGTGAATGGAGACCGGGGCGAGCCGCTCAACATCGTCACCGGACCGGATGGGGCCTACTCGGTCGATGTGGCGCCCGGCAGCTACCGGTTCATGCTGGGCACGGGACGCGACTTCGCGGGCGAGCCCGCCCTGGTGGTCCAGGTGGGAGGCGCGCAGATGCACCTCGACCTGGGGCCCGCGCCGGGCAGTGCGTCGCTCACCGTGCAGCTCAAGCCCGAGCGCGGCAAGGCGCTGTGGGTGGTGGCGGGGGACGTCCCGGTGACGAGCAACCCGCCCGCGCAGGAGTTGATGCGCTCACGCTGGGCGCACCTCATCTACCAGCCACGCTCCGAGCAGGTCGTCATCACCGGCCTGCCGCCCGGGCGCTACACGCTGGTGTGGGGGGCGTTCCATGTGGAGACGCCGGGAGGCCCCGAGGTGCGGGTGGTGGACGTGCCCTCCAGGGGCGAGGTGACGCTGGGACGTTGA
- a CDS encoding DUF4349 domain-containing protein has translation MRSLLVVLALTLTACSTHRAHERVLFADGLTAGGAPGAAVPLERRSIIHRASLTLERDEPETGPAQAVQLAKTHGGYPEQVTTHSAVVRIPAERLDAFLAAVPALGEVEHKNVSASDVTDVHRDMKVRMENLTRIRERYLELLQRAVSVEDTLKVEKELERITVEYETLKARLEGLEGEVALSTVNLDFKRPVRPGPVGWVFYGLGKGLKWLFVWD, from the coding sequence GTGCGCTCGCTCCTGGTCGTCCTCGCCCTGACCCTCACCGCCTGTTCCACCCACCGAGCCCACGAGCGCGTCTTGTTCGCTGATGGCCTGACGGCGGGTGGCGCGCCGGGGGCCGCCGTGCCGCTGGAGCGTCGCTCCATCATCCATCGGGCCTCCCTGACGCTGGAGCGGGACGAGCCCGAGACGGGGCCGGCGCAGGCCGTCCAGCTCGCGAAGACGCACGGGGGTTACCCCGAGCAGGTGACGACCCACTCCGCGGTGGTGCGCATCCCCGCCGAGCGGCTGGACGCCTTCCTGGCCGCGGTGCCCGCGCTGGGTGAGGTGGAGCACAAGAACGTCTCCGCCAGCGACGTGACGGACGTGCACCGGGACATGAAGGTGCGCATGGAGAACCTGACGCGCATCCGGGAGCGCTATCTGGAGCTGCTCCAGCGCGCCGTCAGCGTCGAGGACACCCTCAAGGTGGAGAAGGAGCTGGAGCGAATCACGGTGGAGTACGAGACGCTCAAGGCGCGCCTGGAGGGGCTCGAGGGCGAGGTCGCCCTGTCCACCGTGAACCTCGACTTCAAGCGCCCCGTGCGCCCCGGCCCCGTGGGCTGGGTGTTCTATGGGTTGGGCAAGGGCTTGAAGTGGCTGTTCGTCTGGGACTGA
- a CDS encoding sigma-54-dependent transcriptional regulator, with protein MSARGQRILVLDDDAAVVDFLCESLTERGYVTVGMTSPEEALARCVEEAFDLVISDVEMPRMRGTEFLEAVLARRPGQLVLLITAFGSIELAVAAVKAGACDFVTKPFNIDALVLSIDRAFRERQLRREIVRLRAAVPTDAPGGLVARSPAMRKVLEMARRAARTDSTVLLTGETGTGKSALARLVHESSARRAEPFLQLNCAALPPGLAESELFGARRGAFTDAREDRAGVFVAVGAGTLFLDEVGELSLEVQAKLLQALETGKVRPLGASAEVTVRARVVAATNRPLEELLRDGRFRPDLYYRLNVIRLEVPPLRERREDIVPLVDFFLGRLGGAQAREVLGVSAAAMRRLVAHAWPGNVRELANLLERAVALADHDTLVPEDFDLPGDSGGMQALFTRARGEELPLEDVERAYVRRIVDAQNGNKAAAARILGINRRTLYRKLGEE; from the coding sequence ATGAGCGCGCGCGGACAGCGGATTCTCGTCCTGGATGACGACGCGGCGGTGGTGGACTTCCTCTGCGAGAGCCTCACGGAGCGCGGCTACGTGACGGTGGGGATGACGTCTCCCGAGGAGGCGCTGGCCCGCTGCGTGGAGGAGGCGTTCGACCTGGTCATCTCCGACGTGGAGATGCCTCGGATGCGGGGGACGGAGTTCCTGGAGGCGGTGCTCGCGCGAAGGCCGGGGCAGCTCGTGTTGCTCATCACGGCGTTCGGCAGCATCGAGCTCGCGGTGGCGGCGGTGAAGGCGGGGGCCTGTGACTTCGTGACGAAGCCCTTCAACATCGACGCGCTGGTGCTCTCCATCGACCGTGCGTTCCGCGAGCGACAGCTTCGCAGGGAGATTGTGCGACTGCGCGCGGCGGTGCCCACGGACGCGCCGGGGGGACTGGTGGCGCGCAGCCCCGCGATGCGCAAGGTGCTGGAGATGGCGCGGAGGGCGGCGCGCACGGACTCGACGGTGTTGCTCACGGGGGAGACGGGCACGGGCAAGAGCGCGCTCGCGCGGCTGGTGCACGAGTCGAGTGCCCGGCGCGCGGAGCCCTTCCTCCAGCTCAACTGCGCGGCGCTGCCACCGGGGCTCGCGGAGAGCGAGCTGTTCGGCGCCAGGCGTGGGGCGTTCACGGACGCGCGCGAGGACCGGGCGGGCGTCTTCGTGGCCGTGGGCGCGGGGACGCTGTTCCTGGACGAGGTGGGGGAGCTGTCGCTGGAGGTGCAGGCCAAGCTCCTCCAGGCGTTGGAGACGGGGAAGGTGCGGCCGCTGGGGGCCAGCGCGGAGGTGACGGTGCGCGCGCGGGTGGTGGCCGCGACGAACCGGCCGCTGGAGGAGCTGCTGCGCGATGGGCGGTTCCGGCCCGACCTCTACTATCGGCTCAACGTCATCCGCCTGGAGGTGCCCCCGCTGCGCGAGCGGCGCGAGGACATCGTCCCGCTGGTGGACTTCTTCCTGGGGAGGCTCGGGGGCGCGCAGGCTCGCGAGGTGCTCGGGGTGTCCGCGGCGGCGATGCGCAGGCTGGTGGCGCACGCGTGGCCGGGCAACGTGCGGGAGCTGGCGAACCTGCTGGAGCGCGCGGTGGCGCTGGCGGACCACGACACGCTCGTGCCCGAGGACTTCGACCTGCCGGGCGACAGCGGCGGAATGCAGGCGCTGTTCACCCGGGCCCGTGGCGAGGAGCTGCCCCTGGAGGACGTCGAGCGGGCCTACGTGCGGCGAATCGTGGATGCGCAGAACGGCAACAAGGCCGCCGCCGCGCGCATCCTCGGCATCAACCGCCGCACGCTTTACCGGAAGCTGGGCGAGGAGTGA